The Rhea pennata isolate bPtePen1 chromosome 9, bPtePen1.pri, whole genome shotgun sequence genome has a segment encoding these proteins:
- the LOC134144265 gene encoding carboxypeptidase N subunit 2-like, with product MDPVAGPVMLFLHRMMVYMMLGLGSLLVEALPQPCPPSCQCYDVSKVFCSEERMQEIPAGLPGNATQLFFVETALSGLHNGALGSSTTLTKLVFLNNNIQVLEPGTFQGLPNLTELEVSGNPLAAVSPGLLAGLPSLSKLSLGSNAIRSLEPGLFGAVSSLQDLRLQRNKIEVLPPEIFHPLRLLQTLDLSQNVVAELPPGLFAPLASLRVLKLSDNLLAQVPPGIFGGLGRLRELHLDGNRLAELPRGAFAGLGALRRLQLQHNALGSLHPAVFSCLPNLTSLSLEGNRLAALPAALFQGTPRLLDLSVARNRLETVPEGVFTNLSEVQSLALSHNGLARLPAGAFRGLSSLAALRLSHNNLSSLAPGLFAELANLAALALEHNRLPRLPPGLFDANEGLVRLGLAGNPWVCDCRLAYLLRWLQASADPPAHAPASCARPAPLRGRSLLEAAGRPLPCRRAEEEEEERGDEEEDEAEDEEEDEEEVAPGRCAYRDAEGSVRAACDAAGCRRLSLRLPGRPGPGLPYRGAWVLRSRCGALRVSGGGCEVDDGLHCQRYETVETISY from the exons ATGGACCCAGTCGCAGGACCTGTGATGCTATTCTTG CACAGGATGATGGTCTACATGATGCTGGGACTGGGATCCCTGCTGGTGGAGGcactcccccagccctgccctccATCCTGCCAATGCTACGACGTCTCCAAAGTCTTCTGCTCAGAGGAGAGGATGCAGGAGATCCCCGCAGGCCTGCCGGGGAATGCCACCCAGCTCTTCTTCGTGGAGACAGCCCTAAGCGGCCTCCACAACGGGGCCCTGGGCTCCAGCACCACCCTCACCAAGCTGGTTTTCCTCAACAACAACATCCAGGTGCTGGAGCCTGGCACGTTTCAAGGGCTGCCCAACCTCACAGAGCTGGAGGTGTCGGGCAACCCGCTGGCAGCCGTCAGCCCCGGGCTCTTGGCCGGCCTGCCCAGTCTCAGCAAGCTCTCCCTGGGCTCCAACGCCATCCGCTCCCTGGAGCCAGGGCTCTTTGGCGCTGTGAGTTCCCTTCAGGACCTGCGTTTGCAGAGGAACAAGATTGAGGTGCTGCCCCCCGAGATCTTCCACCCGCTCCGGCTCCTCCAGACCCTGGACCTCTCCCAGAACGTGGTGGCCGAGCTGCCGCCGGGGCTCTTCGCCCCACTTGCCTCCCTCCGCGTCCTGAAGCTGAGCGACAACCTGCTGGCCCAGGTGCCACCTGGCATCTTTGGCGGCCTGGGGCGCCTCCGTGAGCTCCACCTGGACGGCAACCGGCTGGCGGAGCTGCCACGCGGTGCCTTCGCCGGCCtcggggcgctgcggcggctgcagctgcagcacaacGCCTTGGGCAGCCTGCACCCCGCCGTCTTCTCCTGCCTCCCCAACctcacctccctcagcctggAGGGCAACCGCCTcgccgccctgcccgccgccctCTTCCAGGGCACCCCGCGGCTCCTCGACCTCTCGGTGGCCCGTAACCGCCTGGAGACGGTGCCCGAGGGAGTCTTCACCAACCTCTCGGAGGTGCAGAGCCTGGCGCTCTCGCACAACGGCCTGGCGCGCCTCCCTGCCGGGGCTTTCCGGGGCCTCTCCAGCCTCGCGGCGCTGCGGCTGAGCCACAACAACCTCTCCAGCCTGGCGCCCGGCCTCTTCGCCGAGCTGGCCAACCTGGCGGCGCTGGCGCTGGAGCACAACCGCCTGCCGCGGCTGCCCCCAGGGCTCTTCGATGCCAACGAGGGGCTGGTGCGCCTGGGGCTGGCGGGCAACCCCTGGGTGTGCGACTGCCGCCTCGCCTACCTGCTGCGCTGGCTGCAGGCCTCCGCCGACCCGCCGGCCCACGCGCCGGCCTCCTGCGCCCGGCCGGCGCCCCTCCGCGGACGCTCCCTCCTggaggccgcggggcggccgctgccctgccggcgcgccgaggaggaggaggaggagcggggcgacgaggaggaggatgaagcagaggacgaggaggaggacgaggaggaggtGGCGCCGGGGCGGTGCGCCTACCGTGACGCCGAGGGCAGCGTGCGGGCGGCCTGCGACgcggcgggctgccggcggctcAGCCTGCGCCTGCccggccgcccggggccggggctgccgtACCGGGGCGCCTGGGTGCTGCGGTCCCGCTGCGGCGCCCTGCGCGTCAGC ggtggtggctgtgaggtcgATGATGGGTTACACTGCCAGAGATATGAGACTGTGGAGACCATCAGCTATTGA
- the LOC134144007 gene encoding platelet glycoprotein Ib alpha chain-like isoform X1, translating to MYQHFLFLFFLSFHPHKCQEQILNEDEYETPKDYQQVYRGTKNDIKEIPKIVKPFISEMIFVQTSITAIRKGAFSYMPSLIKILFIGNKIKTVEPGAFDGLEKLRDLEISGASLEELAVGTFQNLPSLQRLELRDSHIRQIPKGLFDGLENLGELSLHINAIPSLPEGIFDSLANLMFLDLARNRIRALPRDIFSKLPQLQVLRLYENELQDLPEGLLDGQQGLLELSLQRNRLRVLPSTLLKNLPHLEKLLLDNNLLRILPLKGFFGLNKLKLLTLGSNHIVELPSCLFDVMPQLQELDLGRNCLATLPDGIFRNLTSLNKLMLSQNRLTALPRGAFTGLSKLTDLQLDTNQLSALDSEVFASLINLKTLNLRKNQLESVPHGLLDPLGRLNSLFLSGNPWRCDCNLCYLHSWIQGNTEKVKLPTQVACKSPPHLAGHAVMSLSDKQLICPSTLSPSASFTPPLPLTSLSSQGMSTMVSPRAFRMAMLTTLSLGAFPVLALPTTPLPMAIPTMLPTVPPEASIDAPSSTISLEALITKSSRAVLPEASITTSSLIVPSEASISTLSPTMPPEVSIIIPSSTMPPDISISTPSPTMPPEASITTSSLTMPSEVSISTPSPTMPSEASITTPSPTMPSEVSISTPSPTMPSEASITTPSPTMPSEVSISTPSPTMLPEISISTTSPTMPPEASITTSPLTVPPEASISTTSLTMLPKASVTTPSLTVLPEASITTASPTVKLETFSFSPTPVVISLQPLGVTTMEPAPPTAAPTARLVSAITLAATAGQMSPVSPVPTERPGAILLGNPSTSLASGSLSALLPPHRAAMPGMATLAPHPKSDQASKPSGEWDQTMVRGSSTTGTQPSATASQHIPASQHPLSPLTTSPASSVLTITATWGQAGSQPASLPSSPYWLPAWGCTLQPCSRWYCQVSLALCLCILVLEIGCTFLGVNLALLLYKATRHRDRPVALVRLVSIQPLVAACPHWNVHRALGCRAAQGPPEDVLAPL from the coding sequence ATGTACcagcatttccttttccttttcttcctttccttccatcCCCATAAATGCCAAGAGCAAATCTTGAATGAAGATGAGTATGAAACCCCCAAGGATTACCAGCAAGTCTACAGAGGAACCAAAAATGATATCAAAGAGATCCCAAAGATTGTAAAGCCTTTCATTTCTGAGATGATCTTTGTACAGACCAGCATCACTGCTATAAGGAAAGGTGCCTTCAGCTACATGCCCAGCCTGatcaaaattctgtttattgGCAACAAAATCAAGACAGTTGAACCAGGAGCCTTTGATGGTTTGGAGAAACTGAGGGATTTGGAGATCTCTGGTGCCTCATTAGAAGAACTAGCTGTGGGTACTTTCCAAAACCTCCCAAGCTTGCAGAGACTGGAGCTAAGAGACAGCCACATCAGGCAGATCCCCAAAGGACTGTTTGATGGGCTGGAGAATTTGGGAGAACTCTCCCTACACATCAATGCAATCCCTTCTCTCCCAGAAGGCATCTTTGATTCTCTTGCCAATCTAATGTTTTTGGACTTGGCTAGAAATAGGATCAGGGCTCTTCCTCGGGACATCTTTAGCAAACTTCCCCAGCTGCAAGTCCTCCGGCTGTATGAGAATGAGCTACAGGACCTCCCAGAGGGGTTGCTGGATGGTcagcaggggctgctggagCTCAGCCTCCAGAGGAATAGACTCAGAGTGCTGCCATCCACCCTCCTGAAGAACCTGCCCCACCTGGAGAAACTCCTTTTGGACAACAACCTCCTCAGGATTCTACCACTTAAGGGCTTTTTTGGTTTAAACAAACTGAAGCTGCTGACGCTGGGTTCAAATCACATTGTGGAGCTTCCTAGCTGCCTTTTTGATGTTATGCCgcagctccaggagctggaCCTGGGCAGGAACTGTTTGGCCACACTTCCAGATGGCATCTTTAGAAACCTCACATCTCTCAACAAACTCATGTTGTCCCAGAACCGGCTAACAGCCCTACCAAGAGGAGCCTTCACTGGGCTCAGCAAGCTCACAGACCTCCAGCTGGATACAAATCAGCTCTCTGCTTTGGACAGCGAGGTCTTTGCTTCTCTCATAAATCTGAAAACCCTCAACCTTCGAAAGAACCAGCTGGAGAGTGTTCCCCATGGGCTCTTAGACCCCTTGGGGAGGCTCAACTCACTGTTTCTCAGTGGGAACCCATGGAGATGTGACTGCAACCTTTGCTACCTGCACAGCTGGATCCAGGGCAACACTGAGAAAGTTAAATTGCCCACTCAGGTGGCATGCAAGAGTCCACCCCACCTGGCAGGGCATGCAGTAATGTCACTAAGTGATAAACAGTTAATTTGCCCAAGTACTCTGTCTCCTTCAGCTTCTTTCACTCCTCCTCTGCCACTCACTTCCTTATCATCACAAGGGATGTCAACTATGGTGTCACCCAGAGCCTTCCGAATGGCGATGCTGACCACACTGTCACTGGGGGCCTTCCCAGTCTTGGCACTGCCAACAACACCATTGCCTATGGCCATTCCAACCATGTTGCCAACTGTGCCACCAGAGGCATCCATCGATGCTCCATCATCAACCATATCCCTGGAGGCCCTCATCACCAAATCATCAAGAGCCGTGCTACCAGAGGCCTCCATCACCACCTCATCTCTGATCGTGCCATCAGAGGCCTCCATCAGCACCCTTTCTCCGACCATGCCACCAGAGGTCTCCATCATCATCCCATCTTCGACCATGCCACCAGACATCTCCATCAGCACCCCATCTCCAACCATGCCGCCAGAGGCCTCCATCACCACCTCATCTCTGACCATGCCATCAGAGGTCTCCATCAGCACCCCATCTCCAACCATGCCATCAGAGGCCTCCATCACCACCCCGTCTCCGACCATGCCATCAGAGGTCTCCATCAGCACCCCATCTCCAACCATGCCATCAGAGGCCTCCATCACCACCCCGTCTCCGACCATGCCATCAGAGGTCTCCATCAGCACCCCATCTCCAACCATGCTGCCAGAGATCTCCATCAGCACCACATCTCCGACCATGCCACCAGAGGCCTCCATCACCACCTCACCTCTGACTGTGCCGCCAGAGGCCTCCATCAGCACCACATCTCTGACCATGCTGCCAAAGGCCTCCGTCACCACCCCATCTCTGACTGTGCTGCCAGAGGCCTCCATCACCACCGCATCTCCAACTGTGAAGCTGGAGACCTTCAGCTTCAGTCCAACACCAGTCGTCATAAGCCTACAGCCTCTTGGAGTCACCACCATGGAGCCTGCGCCACCTACAGCAGCTCCTACTGCCAGACTAGTGTCAGCCATCACACTGGCAGCCACTGCTGGACAAATGTCACCTGTTTCTCCAGTGCCCACAGAGAGGCCAGGAGCCATCCTTTTGGGAAATCCAAGCACCTCTCTTGCCTCAGGCTCCCTGTCAGCACTCTTGCCACCCCACAGGGCTGCCATGCCGGGCATGGCCACATTGGCACCACACCCAAAATCTGACCAAGCCTCTAAGCCAAGTGGTGAGTGGGACCAGACCATGGTGCGGGGCTCGTCCACCACTGGCACTCAGCCCTCAGCCACAGCCTcccagcacattcctgcctcccAGCACCCTCTCAGCCCCCTCACAACGTCTCCTGCCTCCTCTGTCCTCACCATCACTGCCACATGGGGCCAGGCAGGCTCCCAGCCAGCCTCCCTGCCTTCGTCCCCTTACTGGCTTCCTGCTTGGGGCTGCACCTTGCAGCCTTGCAGCCGCTGGTACTGCCAGGTGTCCCTCGCCCTGTGCTTGTGTATACTTGTGCTGGAAATTGGTTGCACATTCCTGGGAGTGAATCTAGCCCTTCTCCTCTACAAAGCCACCCGCCACAGAGACAGACCTGTGGCATTGGTGAGGCTGGTGAGCATCCAGCCCCTGGTAGCCGCATGCCCACACTGGAACGTCCACCGGGCCCTGGGATGCAGGGCTGCCCAAGGGCCCCCTGAGGACGTGCTTGCACCACTTTGA
- the LOC134144339 gene encoding leucine-rich repeat-containing protein 15-like, producing MEKSGWVLLLMGLHVACVARAQCPEQCQCVRTAQVECSGANIATVPSPIPENTMTLQIINTHITELGAASFGNASMLIGLRIEKNDLSRISPRAFQYLPSLRYLSLASNKLQELPVEVFEPLGQLESLLLSSNQLFHVEPSHFAQLSNLKELQLHGNNLHELTEGVFDPLTSLTKLNLARNNIEHLPPQAFERLTRLQVLRLYENRLRQIPAGAFDGLPELEELGLHQNQLQTLSPELFVHNERLQKLYLSNNLITALPSGVFLPLRALSKITLHVNRLQEIAPGAFGPMPNLKELWLYDNELTGLPEGVFSNLTQLQLLVLSKNQLRSVSAGSFQGLGELLELSLHSNALQRLDAEAFRGLTKLQNISLHNNRLRVLPQGLFGATPVLRKVQLQGNVLEYLPAGVFAPLSTLQEVRLHNNSWHCDEKILSLKTWLEANQQKVGEIPPVCALPLLLRGAPIVGLRRDQLLSNGLPATAEPEHFTATSRPSTSLSAHPSELAPGATAMGHPTGLPTAPGLTEEEEKGQWGLTRAQSGVVVAVIVLVCVALLCALVALVAYSCRKKSHVVLMRMKAPNEA from the coding sequence ATGGAGAAGAGTGGCTGGGTCCTGCTGCTCATGGGCTTACATGTGGCCTGTGTCGCCCGTGCCCAGTGCCCAGAGCAGTGCCAGTGTGTCCGCACCGCCCAAGTGGAGTGCTCTGGTGCCAACATTGCCACTGTTCCCAGCCCCATCCCCGAAAACACCATGACCCTGCAGATCATCAACACACACATCACAGAGCTGGGTGCCGCGTCCTTCGGCAACGCTTCCATGCTGATTGGGCTGCGCATTGAGAAGAACGACCTGTCGCGCATCAGCCCTAGAGCCTTCCAGTACTTGCCCTCTCTGCGCTACCTCAGCCTGGCCAGCAacaagctgcaggagctgcccgTGGAAGTGTTCGAGCCTTTGGGCCAACTGGAGTCACTGCTCCTGTCCAGCAATCAGCTCTTCCATGTTGAGCCCTCCCACTTTGCCCAGCTGAGCAACCTCAAAGAGCTGCAGCTGCATGGCAACAACCTGCATGAGCTAACGGAGGGGGTCTTTGACCCACTCACCAGCCTCACCAAACTGAACCTGGCCAGGAACAACATTGAGCATCTACCGCCCCAGGCCTTTGAGAGGCTGACGCGGCTCCAGGTGCTGCGGCTCTATGAGAACCGGCTCCGGCAGATCCCTGCAGGTGCCTTTGATGGGCTGCCGGAGCTGGAGGAGTTGGGGCTGCACCAGAATCAGCTGCAGACACTGTCACCAGAGCTCTTCGTGCACAACGAGCGCCTCCAGAAGCTGTATCTCTCCAACAACCTCATCACTGCTCTGCCCAGTGGTGTCTTCCTGCCCTTACGTGCTCTCTCCAAGATCACCCTACATGTCAACCGGTTGCAGGAAATTGCACCTGGTGCCTTTGGGCCCATGCCTAACCTGAAGGAACTGTGGCTGTATGACAATGAGCTCACTGGCCTCCCTGAGGGTGTCTTCAGCAACCtcacccagctgcagctcctggtACTGAGCAAGAACCAGCTGCGCTCGGTCTCGGCTGGCTCTTTCCAAGGCCTCGGCGAGCTGCTGGAGCTGTCACTGCACTCCAATGCACTGCAGCGCCTGGATGCTGAGGCTTTCCGTGGGCTTACCAAACTGCAGAACATCTCGCTGCACAACAACCGGCTGCGGGTGCTGCCACAGGGTCTCTTTGGAGCCACTCCAGTGCTGAGGAAGGTGCAGCTGCAGGGCAACGTCCTTGAGTACCTGCCAGCGGGTGTCTTCGCCCCACTGTCCACCCTGCAGGAGGTTAGGCTGCACAACAACTCCTGGCACTGCGACGAGAAGATCCTCTCTCTCAAGACCTGGCTCGAGGCCAACCAGCAGAAGGTGGGCGAGATCCCCCCCGTGTGCGCCCTGCCGCTGCTCCTGCGGGGCGCTCCCATTGTGGGACTGCGGCGCGACCAGCTGCTCTCCAACGGGCTGCCCGCAACAGCCGAGCCAGAGCACTTCACGGCCACCTCACGTCCCAGCACCTCGCTCTCTGCACATCCCTCCGAGCTGGCCCCTGGGGCCACAGCGATGGGGCACCCCACGGGGCTGCCGACTGCCCCTGGTCtcacagaggaggaggagaaggggcagTGGGGCCTGACACGGGCACAGAgtggggtggtggtggcagtCATTGTGCTGGTGTGCGTAGCCCTGCTCTGTGCCCTCGTAGCGCTGGTGGCCTACAGCTGTAGGAAGAAGAGCCACGTCGTGCTCATGAGGATGAAGGCCCCCAATGAAGCCTGA
- the LOC134144007 gene encoding platelet glycoprotein Ib alpha chain-like isoform X2: protein MYQHFLFLFFLSFHPHKCQEQILNEDEYETPKDYQQVYRGTKNDIKEIPKIVKPFISEMIFVQTSITAIRKGAFSYMPSLIKILFIGNKIKTVEPGAFDGLEKLRDLEISGASLEELAVGTFQNLPSLQRLELRDSHIRQIPKGLFDGLENLGELSLHINAIPSLPEGIFDSLANLMFLDLARNRIRALPRDIFSKLPQLQVLRLYENELQDLPEGLLDGQQGLLELSLQRNRLRVLPSTLLKNLPHLEKLLLDNNLLRILPLKGFFGLNKLKLLTLGSNHIVELPSCLFDVMPQLQELDLGRNCLATLPDGIFRNLTSLNKLMLSQNRLTALPRGAFTGLSKLTDLQLDTNQLSALDSEVFASLINLKTLNLRKNQLESVPHGLLDPLGRLNSLFLSGNPWRCDCNLCYLHSWIQGNTEKVKLPTQVACKSPPHLAGHAVMSLSDKQLICPSTLSPSASFTPPLPLTSLSSQGMSTMVSPRAFRMAMLTTLSLGAFPVLALPTTPLPMAIPTMLPTVPPEASIDAPSSTISLEALITKSSRAVLPEASITTSSLIVPSEASISTLSPTMPPEVSIIIPSSTMPPDISISTPSPTMPPEASITTSSLTMPSEVSISTPSPTMPSEASITTPSPTMPSEVSISTPSPTMPSEASITTPSPTMPSEVSISTPSPTMLPEISISTTSPTMPPEASITTSPLTVPPEASISTTSLTMLPKASVTTPSLTVLPEASITTASPTVKLETFSFSPTPVVISLQPLGVTTMEPAPPTAAPTARLVSAITLAATAGQMSPVSPVPTERPGAILLGNPSTSLASGSLSALLPPHRAAMPGMATLAPHPKSDQASKPSEPVQCCRSFSCSLKP from the coding sequence ATGTACcagcatttccttttccttttcttcctttccttccatcCCCATAAATGCCAAGAGCAAATCTTGAATGAAGATGAGTATGAAACCCCCAAGGATTACCAGCAAGTCTACAGAGGAACCAAAAATGATATCAAAGAGATCCCAAAGATTGTAAAGCCTTTCATTTCTGAGATGATCTTTGTACAGACCAGCATCACTGCTATAAGGAAAGGTGCCTTCAGCTACATGCCCAGCCTGatcaaaattctgtttattgGCAACAAAATCAAGACAGTTGAACCAGGAGCCTTTGATGGTTTGGAGAAACTGAGGGATTTGGAGATCTCTGGTGCCTCATTAGAAGAACTAGCTGTGGGTACTTTCCAAAACCTCCCAAGCTTGCAGAGACTGGAGCTAAGAGACAGCCACATCAGGCAGATCCCCAAAGGACTGTTTGATGGGCTGGAGAATTTGGGAGAACTCTCCCTACACATCAATGCAATCCCTTCTCTCCCAGAAGGCATCTTTGATTCTCTTGCCAATCTAATGTTTTTGGACTTGGCTAGAAATAGGATCAGGGCTCTTCCTCGGGACATCTTTAGCAAACTTCCCCAGCTGCAAGTCCTCCGGCTGTATGAGAATGAGCTACAGGACCTCCCAGAGGGGTTGCTGGATGGTcagcaggggctgctggagCTCAGCCTCCAGAGGAATAGACTCAGAGTGCTGCCATCCACCCTCCTGAAGAACCTGCCCCACCTGGAGAAACTCCTTTTGGACAACAACCTCCTCAGGATTCTACCACTTAAGGGCTTTTTTGGTTTAAACAAACTGAAGCTGCTGACGCTGGGTTCAAATCACATTGTGGAGCTTCCTAGCTGCCTTTTTGATGTTATGCCgcagctccaggagctggaCCTGGGCAGGAACTGTTTGGCCACACTTCCAGATGGCATCTTTAGAAACCTCACATCTCTCAACAAACTCATGTTGTCCCAGAACCGGCTAACAGCCCTACCAAGAGGAGCCTTCACTGGGCTCAGCAAGCTCACAGACCTCCAGCTGGATACAAATCAGCTCTCTGCTTTGGACAGCGAGGTCTTTGCTTCTCTCATAAATCTGAAAACCCTCAACCTTCGAAAGAACCAGCTGGAGAGTGTTCCCCATGGGCTCTTAGACCCCTTGGGGAGGCTCAACTCACTGTTTCTCAGTGGGAACCCATGGAGATGTGACTGCAACCTTTGCTACCTGCACAGCTGGATCCAGGGCAACACTGAGAAAGTTAAATTGCCCACTCAGGTGGCATGCAAGAGTCCACCCCACCTGGCAGGGCATGCAGTAATGTCACTAAGTGATAAACAGTTAATTTGCCCAAGTACTCTGTCTCCTTCAGCTTCTTTCACTCCTCCTCTGCCACTCACTTCCTTATCATCACAAGGGATGTCAACTATGGTGTCACCCAGAGCCTTCCGAATGGCGATGCTGACCACACTGTCACTGGGGGCCTTCCCAGTCTTGGCACTGCCAACAACACCATTGCCTATGGCCATTCCAACCATGTTGCCAACTGTGCCACCAGAGGCATCCATCGATGCTCCATCATCAACCATATCCCTGGAGGCCCTCATCACCAAATCATCAAGAGCCGTGCTACCAGAGGCCTCCATCACCACCTCATCTCTGATCGTGCCATCAGAGGCCTCCATCAGCACCCTTTCTCCGACCATGCCACCAGAGGTCTCCATCATCATCCCATCTTCGACCATGCCACCAGACATCTCCATCAGCACCCCATCTCCAACCATGCCGCCAGAGGCCTCCATCACCACCTCATCTCTGACCATGCCATCAGAGGTCTCCATCAGCACCCCATCTCCAACCATGCCATCAGAGGCCTCCATCACCACCCCGTCTCCGACCATGCCATCAGAGGTCTCCATCAGCACCCCATCTCCAACCATGCCATCAGAGGCCTCCATCACCACCCCGTCTCCGACCATGCCATCAGAGGTCTCCATCAGCACCCCATCTCCAACCATGCTGCCAGAGATCTCCATCAGCACCACATCTCCGACCATGCCACCAGAGGCCTCCATCACCACCTCACCTCTGACTGTGCCGCCAGAGGCCTCCATCAGCACCACATCTCTGACCATGCTGCCAAAGGCCTCCGTCACCACCCCATCTCTGACTGTGCTGCCAGAGGCCTCCATCACCACCGCATCTCCAACTGTGAAGCTGGAGACCTTCAGCTTCAGTCCAACACCAGTCGTCATAAGCCTACAGCCTCTTGGAGTCACCACCATGGAGCCTGCGCCACCTACAGCAGCTCCTACTGCCAGACTAGTGTCAGCCATCACACTGGCAGCCACTGCTGGACAAATGTCACCTGTTTCTCCAGTGCCCACAGAGAGGCCAGGAGCCATCCTTTTGGGAAATCCAAGCACCTCTCTTGCCTCAGGCTCCCTGTCAGCACTCTTGCCACCCCACAGGGCTGCCATGCCGGGCATGGCCACATTGGCACCACACCCAAAATCTGACCAAGCCTCTAAGCCAAGTG